One genomic window of Dunckerocampus dactyliophorus isolate RoL2022-P2 chromosome 7, RoL_Ddac_1.1, whole genome shotgun sequence includes the following:
- the sec61b gene encoding protein transport protein Sec61 subunit beta: MPGPAASATNVGASSRSPSKTVAPRAAGSTVRQRKATSSGTRSGARTTGSAGTGGMWRFYTEDSPGLKVGPVPVLVMSLLFIASVFMLHIWGKYTRS; the protein is encoded by the exons atg CCTGGACCAGCTGCAAGTGCGACCAATGTTGGGGCGTCTAGCCGTTCCCCCAGTAAGACAGTGGCCCCCAGGGCAGCAGGCTCCACCGTAAGACAGAG GAAAGCAACCAGCAGCGGTACCCGCAGTGGTGCCAGGACCACCGGGTCAGCTGGTACTGGTGGAATGTGGCGCTTCTACACCGAGGACTCGCCGGGACTCAAAGT CGGCCCAGTGCCAGTGTTGGTGATGAGCCTGCTCTTCATCGCCTCGGTCTTCATGCTTCACATCTGGGGTAAATATACCCGCTCTTAA